ccaactctggttcagatgatttcgcaggtcgggacgattcttgcggcttccagttttattacgacctcggtcatgtttactgacggacctggtatctccggactcatcactggtgaaactcattgctcggttatttcgtaatggattcttcccacgtcgcctcgtctccgccgtgcgagaccgagacgtttgacttttctcagatggagcgcctcttcgctcctggaaagtctccctgttttcTTGTCTTTCCCCTGCACGCCCTTCATCCTGACctcgaacgggttgagcgttcctgcgagggggcgaaggatatcttatgggtgatggagggaaccgtataggggACGGTGgatgccacccttgtcgcggcctagagggtcacatggcttcgaggtCGTACgcgtgtcaggctcggaacccttgaTCCGACATCATCCCTGATGATAGATGCGTCTCGGAAGCCaccttcgagatcatgaatatttCGAGGTCGCCATGTTCGAGGTTGTATCGAGCCTTGAaggctcgatattcaatcctggagcatactttaaaccttatgagtccactcgctgcgaatccaactttcgaggtcatatttaacatagctcgaaatctgggtataacaataagTATGAAGTATTTAGTTttgcattaaatattattatagggGATAATTCCAGCAAAACTACTTAAGTAGTTACAATTCTTGCAGTTAAATACCTATGTAAAGATTTTGATGTCAAAATTACTCAAGTAGTTACAATTCTGTCACTTAAATACCCATGTAAAAAATTTGATGGATAAACTACTTAAGTAATGGATTTTCTTGTACTTAACTCACTCTGTTGAGTCACTATTAAAACTAACCTTATGAGACACGTGACAGCCTCCAATATGTccgttttttaatttttaaatattttaaaattaattaaaaatttcagaaaaaaaattcccaaaacaattaaataacatattttaaattcataaaaaaattaaaatatgtattttaaaaactaaaaaaataacattaatttaatgaaaaatctaaataaaaatcataaaaatttcattttcattttgattaaaATCTAACTTATATGATAcataatcttattttttattaaaaatattatcttttatatttaaaaagaaaatatgtttttttatttatttgatctaacttatataaatatatattcatagtgaattataaatatattatatatgtgcGTTGTGTGTAAATAAGTATGATTATATATAAgtacataagaaattagaataacatttatcttctatatcaagaataaacaaattTATTCTCCAACCATGACggtgtaatttgaataatatcacaAATGTAATGTATCTTAAATacggtagtttgtgatctaaaaattatcatattatatatatttttaaaaagaaatcataaacaaagttttagtttaatttttcttttgatatgttatgcattcttttatatataatattgtttatttgtttaaaatttatatgataaatatagaaatttaataaaaataattaataaattttataaataaaattaagcaaagatgttgtttgtatctagtatatataaacGTATTTAGCCTTTGATAATTTTGAATATGTAATCAAGTAAAATAAAGGTGGGAGATGACAAATAGTTttgcaattttatttttaatttggtgCAACAAAGTTGTTCGAAAATGCATTTTGCCAAAGTTCACACTACCGAAAACCAAGTAGTAGAACATCATTCACTAAAAAACAAAAGTTAAAACATTTTTGTGAAACTGCAATTATTGATCAATTCCGTAATATATATAGCTGATCATTTTGTACGTAAAAAAAGGTCATTCATCTGACAGTTTCACCAACTTCTTCCCAACATTGGCACCATGAAAGAGTCCAAGAAAAGCTTGAGGAATGCTCTCCAAACCAGTTGAGATGTCTTCAAGCGTCTTAAGACTGCCAGTGCGAAGGTGATCCACTGTAGCCGAAAGAAAATCCGGATAGATACTAAAGAAATCAGCTGCCAAAAACCCTCTCATCGTGATTCTCTTGTATACAATGTCCAGCATGTTCGGCGCAGCTCTCTTGTTTGTGTCTGTGTACTCAGATATGACTCCACAAGCCGCAATTCGGCCAAAGGTGTTCATGTTAGCCACTGCTGCTTCTAGCATCTCAGCTCCCACGTTGTCAAAGTAGATATCTATTCCATCTGGGAAGTacctaaaaataatttatatatacaaACATTAATTAGTTCTTTGCTGTGTAAGATGTGTATTAATGTCTATTAGCACTTTTCAGTATTGTGACAAGTTAATTGTCTTACTTTTTGAGAGCTGATTTGAAGTCAGGCTCGTCCTTGTAGTTGAATGCATCATCAAAACCAAGCTTCTCTTTGAGCAATTCCACCTGTAACATAATAAGATATAACATTTTCGCAAGAATTTTCTTGATAGACTTGTTTTGTAACAACAATCAAACGTTGAGTTACAAAGGGTTACCTTTTCTTTCCTTCCAGCACAACCAACAACATAACAACCGAACTGTTTAGCATATTGTCCAACCAAATGGCCTATTGACCCAGCAGCTGCTGAGACAAACACTTTCTCACCCTTCTTAGGCTTCCCCACTTCAAATAGCCCTGCATAAGCCGTCAATCCACTAAATGCTGCAATAATAACCAAATAAACATTGAATGAATGCCCCGCGGATTGCAGCCTCGCAAAATAATGGTTAGACTTTTCAAAATCCAGTACTTTAATAAAATTTTGTACCAATGCTTTAGAgttaattttgaaaaattaccAAATATTCCAACATGGTGTGACAATGGAAACCCCATAGTGTCTAGTTTCCTCAACATGTATTGATCTCCTTTCAACATACTATACTCTCCCCAATTAATCATTCCCACAACCAAGTCATCCTTTTCAAACTCGGCATTCCCAGAAGCTACAACTTTTGCCACCCCATAAGCATCGATAACCTACCAATTAAATACAGTATAGTACGTGTATTACATTATGCCcaccaatatataaatataattattcaaactaagtTATATTACCTCGCCGGGAGCTATGGCTGTTGCATAACTAGATGTGTTCTGAGAGGAACTGTGACTCTTCAAGCGGTTTATCTGGTATGGGTCAATGGACACATACAAATTTTTCAAAACGACATCGTTTGAGCCGGGTTGTACTGATAGAACAATAGTTGAAGACTTAATCTCAAAGTCTGACTCTTTTAGATTCCCATTTATCTGAGTCTTTATTGTAACATATCTGTTTATTGCTTCCATATTTTGGGATTCCTTTGATATTGTGTGTATATGGATGTACTATATATAGGGACGATTATATAAGTGGGGTATATGCCTTTGTCCCCGCCGCCAGTAAGAGTGTCTTTGTTTAGGGACGATTATATAAATGGTTTGAAGATGAACCAGAGAGTGAAATCTAGAAGAAAAGTCAAAGGCCGGACTAAGGTTCGCCAAATAGAAAACTGTTATTAATTAGTGAAAAACAATAAGAAGCAGAAAAAGGAGACGACAAGATGAGGATATAAATGCCGGTGAAGAGTTTGAGAAAGGTTAGATGCTTTTTGACCACAAAACATTATTTATGtcaatgaaaaatatatatataaataactaataatatcatttaatttttttaatgaccTCAATTGTTATATTGAGATTATGTATTTAGGGATGGTTTCGTTAGACACATGATTTTACATTAATTCTAGTCCATAGGATCAAATGAAATCTAACGGTATTTATATTAAAACACAAGTCATAAAAGGATCAAATTCAAACAACTTAGTTATATACATCTTTTTTCGCTTAGTCTGTCCATCACCACACTCCACCATTACTGTCCACCTTCATTCGCCACCACATATTGATGCCTCCGGTCTCCACTATTTTAGTCGCCGCCGCCTTCCGTGACCTTCCTGTCACTGCCATACAGTGACGGTGTCATACAGTGACGGAGATAGGGGGGCCAGAGGTGGCCATGCCCCaactttttcttaattttttattagttatatcaattatttaattagttattatTTATTAAGTTTGGACTTAAAGTGAAAAAATATAAAGCAATTGTTGAAGGCCCATAATTGCTTAAATGTGACTTTTTTTTTCTCACaatcaaaatatatattcatTATAAAAAAGTTTATAATATCATACACTCTAAAAAAATAAACATCATGATAGAAAGAAGGGAAATCTTCTAGCCATGCAAATTCATCGTCTACCCTAAAGCATGCACTATTTGAACGTGACCCATTTTATTTGTTAGTAAATTTGgtattgttgacggtaagaacttgtCAATCAAGTTAGATAGGAAAATTTCTTATCTTAAAAGTAAATGAAGAGCTGTGAAGAAACTTAGAAGAACTTAGGGTAGCTATCTGAACTTAGAATCAAGTTGTAGAGTGAAAATGGAGAGAATATTCATATCACTCAAGAATTTCTGGTTACAATGCATCATTTTCCCGAACCCTTTCTTATAGTTCAAGGAAGattctatttataggggagctcTAATGGCCCTTAGTACAAAAACGGTCTTAAGGGGACAAAGAGGTGGTGGTATGACAGGGCACCTCAGAGGATCATAGAGTAGGCATTAGTGGTGTCGGGCTCCAGATATGTCGAGCCTGAGATTTGTCTGAGGCGTGAGAGCAGGTGTGCCTCCTCTTAGTACTTTGAACGATCACTACTCTCCTGAATTATGTACGGCCACTACTCTTCGGATGGTCGTTTCTGGTTCGTGCTCCATACTACTCGGGCCTTTTTCTTACATCTTCTTTACCCATGCCTTAATAAGTCCTTGAGAGCTTGAGTGTAAGACATTTATAGCTCGAGGTCGAGGAGGTACTTTTCCTCCAGGCTATAGGGACTCTTTGAGCTTATTTCCTTTCAAGCTTGGTGATGGCCTTAAGTTGGTATTCCAAGTTTGTTGATGCTGCCCAAATCATCTCCTTGGCTTCTAGGGAGTCTTGCACACGTTTCATGGTCCGGGGAGGGGTTGAACCTGTGCTTGGGCTTCAGGGGGGCCCTGATCTCGCCCTCTAATCTCGCCCCTATGCTGAGCTTGCCCCCAGGTCGCCCCTAGGTGAGCTCGCCCCCTGAGCTCACCCTTAGgatactacaagaaaaagactctacaacgACGACTTTTGTCATCACTGTAGATCAAGAAGTCGTCGCGGTAGTTGTACAGTGACGACCTGTCATCACCAAAACGGTGTCGctgtaggtccgtatgtgtagcaaCCTACAGTTTTTCATCGCAGTAGTGTTttactacagcgacgacatgtcggtcGCAGTATGGAATCTTTTTTTTCGGTTGGATTGGGATATTGCGACTACATGTCATCGCTGTTGGTGGTTGCAAAATTTCAAAAGCTCCTACAGCGACCACATCTCATCACTGTAGGCCCGTCGACCGCCCCATCTACAGTGACAATATGCCATCGTTGAAGAGTGTGGGTTTATATGCCTACAATGACACCAGTGTCATGAAAACTTAGATTTTTGTGTTCAGCATgcaccctacagcgacgacatgtcgtcgctgtaggtatacaattttaaaaaaaaaaattaattaattaaattcattaaattttatttaataaaatattaaatattaattaaataataaaaacaatttaacaatatccatagtctccaaaatgtaagataacaaaacataagtagtattgtctccaaaataaataaaaacacaaaatattaataagttcaaaataataatataataaaactaaatgtcatcaaaatcaattccaaagtctTTATCGTTGGGCTGTTATGGTGGCAGTGGTGGTTGTGGCTGGTGAGGTTGTTGTGATTGAAAGCTTaccatcatggactgtatcatattcatgtccaagttgacaggctgaaattgtggagcttggatgttcggctttgttgcttgcaaaaattgttgcatttgctggaagttgttgttctagGTCATAAAGGCTTGACTAAAGTGTTGAATCATGAactggaaagcctcaggtggtatcgTTGGAGGGCCAACTATGGTGGACAGAaacggtgatgcctctgattgtgaagagaattcggtggcgcttgaggcaaaggtactagtgcccttcaacttgcatccaatacctcggttgtggccacgatgttgaccaagtacctttgagacgacttgtgtctcattgacagtggcacttcctgcttcAAATTCAGgttgagattgggattgggattgtgtctggacttcttgctgcaaggcatcctgcagtttagaaacaagacaattaatacataatataattgaatattaTACATtaatacaaaacttagaaagttagttacatatgcatccttagcatttgtGTTCACCCATCCATgtgtcggatgattgtgcatgtcatggaacgtatcgataatgttgggcagttccttagtctgaagattcatctttagaaaacaaaatttaataaaatctcagttaaatattgaaattattattaagataacttaaaatatttcaaattatctatatatttttatttaccttcttaaatcaagcaaaagcataagaagtcgatccatggagacttggatacttctatTTTGCTCTATTGGCTGCATTTGCCTTTGAGggtgccatgaactgtggagtggtgaaaatgtcaaccaacttctgccaactctcattTTCCATGTCCTCCGCTGGATTCTTTTTGGCTGTCttgatatcatcataccctccatgttcatcggagtgtcttttcttgcgaccttttctatccttgtagcgatcctgaaactctcgctcaatcccagtctctatcagtcgccactcagAGAAAGCTTGGGGAAGAATGAAAAGTTCCTtaaaaaaatggtgagattttttaaattataaaaaaatatatattacatgtGAATGagtagataaatttacctcaagtttttgcatcaatccaatcttgtgctCATCTGGAATACTCTGCCACAAGTCATAATATAAtgggacatggtgaccaataaggttaccaataaatctcgtgaacaatgtcccaaaatcaccaactgatttgtaggttccctccttcagatcaaattgtagaaCCAATGGATCTTTATTGTCGTtgacgagctgctgcaaatttttggatcgagaccgacctcttctttttgcgggagccgctgcatatgttaattaaacattacaattaaattgaataaaataataacaatttgtcatttattgacaaaaagatagactaattatagtatattacctgtctcatAGGAAGTAAGAACTCGCgtgggatctggaggaggaggatctgctccatcaccgccatgagaatgagcaacagtagcagacatatctttgcagtttaaataattattagcttaaaatcagttatagttggagaataattacataacttaaataatttcggtaatgtatttgaaactattgaaatacaaatattgttgagaaaagtcatatattgattgaaaagtcttgaaatttaaacttacacattaaacatacaaatatgaatatgcataagaaaatattattcctcatcaatgtcaattcctacatcatcatctgtatcttctaaatcatcttcactaatttcgtcatcatcatcgtcattgatgaaatcatcatccacatccggaaCAGATCGAGACGTTTCCCCACTTATGCTAGTGTGACTAGGTCGAcccaaatgcataatctccaactctcctaattctacattgagtacaaaatttgatgcaGTGCTATCATGCAtgacatcaacctcgttatcatcatcaatacttggatgatcccagatctttcgatgattgaattcttctactaccttccaatttttctttcttgaaggatcttccaagtagaaaacttggtTTGCTTGAGTGGCAAGAATAAACTGatcgttcttgtaccattcagaattaatcatgatactagttatgttattctcagtcacacTTTGACTCTTGCTTGCATCGGTGATAAACCATTTGTATCGAAACAATACCACagagtaaccatgggaatagcataactctacaatctcctcaagttggccatagaaagtgaaaccatcggttcctggcaccgaaactccactattttgagtggtacatCTTTCGTCATGACTatggaccaaaaacttcacactgttaacaatgccattcgtgtaggagtatgcattctgattggaccTGTTTGCTAAAGaaaataattcatcagtacactcagGTGATTGCACTTGTCGCAAAtgacccatctatagagtatgacacaaaaaaaagaaaacacaatgagatgagtattaatcgatacAAATTTCGTAAGAATTCTACAGTTTCGATAATTTATCTTCAATTTAAACCAGCTAGGGAAAtcattttgaagatttatgtttgaattttctcgaaaGCATTCACTATAtagcacaaggattaaggtaagataacattttgtcatgaattaaatttaatgaattaatatatgtgttgagctacttactccatatatggttggatttcagggaAATTGTTGAGAACAAACCATTCTGCTTCTTTTtgatgaagatagtcaagggatatgattttctttttgctacttgaATGACATTGTTATTCAAAAACTGACAactgtcttttaggaataacaatatcctCATTTCTTTTTggacgattaaatttagtctgtacgacttgaagatattgcgaacaaaaagtcaaagcttcatcgacaacataaccctccgctatagaaccttcagggcgcgccttattcctgacataatttttcaacttcttcatacaTTGCTCAAACgaatacatccacctcatgtaaactggtcctcccaggatagcttcttgcggtaaatgaagagttaaatgaatcattatgtaaaaaaaggctggaggaaaaatcaactccaactttcacaaaatttgtatcacttgatcttctacattctccatgtccttaacaaccaatgtacaagcacaaatttgcttaaagaaattgaaaagttcaatgattgtcttcgaaatagacttatccaagtagccttgaactcctaccggcaacagactttgcataagaatgtgacaatcatgggatttcaacccaacaatgttgccatcacTGTCAGTTACTTTCTTAAAGAAATTTGAACTgaagccatcaggaagtctaactccttttatgaactgacaaaaaaaccgtctatcatccggtgtgaaagagtacataggatgtgcatcatcttcgccaagaagttcaaggaagacaaccaagtacaatcaaggtataactcagcttcgacctcttTAAACAGGTCATTAAATTGATTCTTCAAACTATTtccaccaccatctgaaattccttcatttacgtcttcttcgttagtgtcttgttcaccaataacatcattgatgatgtcaatcatctcatcagtcactggagccccgtcgtccactactggaggcatatcaacttcaccgtggtaggtccacttcacgtatcgATGTAGAAACTCATATCTGTGTATGTGAACCTCCACCACATCCAATTTctgattcagcatattgacacactaAACGTATGGACATTTGACTTCTCTCAAAGCATTtacatgattcttggccatttgtataaatgcttgaagaccattccaaaactcatcagagtaaCATCTTCTATTAGTTTTCCAACTCTTGCcaatcgtcataactgattcaagtggaaaataaattatcacaatgtgataatcataaaaaaaaactacctttatttgctaataattttatgaaattttatgaatatatattatcaaaatttatgaatatatattattgctagttatgaatgtattataaagtttcattatacaatcaaatatttaattataattattattatgttatttaataattataaaattcttaatataattttttcactttttattttttttaaaataacaataaagttttatacttgtaaaattattattttaatttacactttataatttttttaattaatttttattagttgctttaaaatttattaattaaaatttttaatcacACTACTTTGTAATACTTTatttttctaaatctacaaaaGTTCGGCAACATAACGACTGTAATCTAgcatatcccaaaatttaaaatctgcataaaaacatataaaccagtcccaaaatatacataaaatttaatacaatcatttgaattcataaataaacaataaaaaaatattataaacatactcacaaatcaacatattatttatataacctaatttatatataattcaaaacaaaaattttatttaacctaacatatatataattgaaaacaaaaaattataataaacatctaatcatattaatctaacctaccacataatttaaaaataaatttcacattcacatttatatacatataaacatattcacataatcacatttatatacatatatttaacctaccatacatttttttataacataacatttaattaaattaaattaacataaaacaaaattaaaaatcacaaatataattaaattaacaatacaaattcctaaaatgaaaaaaaaattcaacactatctaaaataagcaattacacaattaaaaacataatttaaccattaatcaatcacaaaatatttaaaaaaaaaattacccaagGCTCTGGCTAGGGGATTATCCAA
The Humulus lupulus chromosome 6, drHumLupu1.1, whole genome shotgun sequence DNA segment above includes these coding regions:
- the LOC133782702 gene encoding 2-alkenal reductase (NADP(+)-dependent)-like encodes the protein MEAINRYVTIKTQINGNLKESDFEIKSSTIVLSVQPGSNDVVLKNLYVSIDPYQINRLKSHSSSQNTSSYATAIAPGEVIDAYGVAKVVASGNAEFEKDDLVVGMINWGEYSMLKGDQYMLRKLDTMGFPLSHHVGIFAFSGLTAYAGLFEVGKPKKGEKVFVSAAAGSIGHLVGQYAKQFGCYVVGCAGRKEKVELLKEKLGFDDAFNYKDEPDFKSALKKYFPDGIDIYFDNVGAEMLEAAVANMNTFGRIAACGVISEYTDTNKRAAPNMLDIVYKRITMRGFLAADFFSIYPDFLSATVDHLRTGSLKTLEDISTGLESIPQAFLGLFHGANVGKKLVKLSDE